Genomic DNA from Oncorhynchus clarkii lewisi isolate Uvic-CL-2024 chromosome 28, UVic_Ocla_1.0, whole genome shotgun sequence:
TGATTAAAGCCAGAACTCTCCCTTGACCTTGCCTATGTTGACATCATCTATATCATAACACATTCTTCCTGACCGCATGACCTGACTAGGATTAACTTTCTCCCCCTTCAATGAACCCTCTGAGAGAAATGCCAAAGCTCCAGTGTCAGAATATAAAAAATTGCAGAGAGTTAAGACGAGGTGTGTACagatatagatgtgtgtgtggtgtgtgtcctgTAGGTCAGTATATATCAGGCAGCAGGGAGTAGTTCCGGTCCCAGTAGCTGTTGGAGTAGAGCCAGTCCTGAGCTTTGTTGTGGGGGTTGGTGCCCTGGTGGAACCACCTATATGGGAGCAACAAGAGAAACCAAGTCAGACAAACTACAACAGAGTGTCCAGGCACAGGCATGAGTGTCCAGGCACAGGCATGAGTGTCCAGGCACATGCATGAGTGTTTTACATGATGATTGTGATAAATACAAACCCACACCAACAAATTTCGTAATATGCAGTAGTCAACTCCTGATGGTgggatttaaatcaaatcaaatcgtatttgtcacatgcgccgaatacaatagaccttaccgtgaaacgcttacttacacgtccttaaccaacaatgcagttcaagaaatagagttcagaaaatatttcctaaataaactaaagtaaaaaaaaattgtagcaagaaaatgacataacaataatgagtctatatacagggggtaccggtaccgtgtcaatgtgcggggatacagtttagccgaggtaatttgtaaagtgactatgcatagataataaacagagagtagcagcagtgtaaaaacaaggggggttgggggtcaatgtaaattgattaattgttcagccgtcctatggcttgggggtaaaagctgtgaAGGAGCCTTTtgttcctagacttggcactccggtaacgcttgcagtgcggtagcagagagagaacagtctatgactggggtgactgtagtctttgaaaatgttttgggccttcctcataccacctagtatataggtcctggatgtcaggaagctttgtcccaatgatgtactgggctgtacacacttccCTTTGTTGCGCCTTACGGtaagatgccgagcagttgttataccaggtggtgatgcaaccggtcaggatgctctcgatgctgcacctgtagaactttttgaggatctgggtacCATTGCCTCATCTTTTcatcagtctcctgagggggaaaaggtgttatCATGTccttttcacaactgtcttggtgtgtttggaccatgatagtttgttggtgatatggacaccaagggccttgaaactctcaacccactccacttCAGCCACTTCGATTTTAAAAATGGGGGCCTTTTCGGCtttccttttcctatagtccacaatcagctctgtTGTCTTCCTCAATATTGaatgagaggttgttgtcctggcaccacactgccaggtgtctgacctcctccctataggctgtctcatcattgtctgtgatcaggcctaccactgttgtgttgtcagaaaacgtaatgatggtgttggagttgtgcttggccacgcagtcgtggatgaacagggagtacagcagggaACTAGGCATGCACACCTGAGGGGtcctagtgttgaggatcagtgtgatagatgtgttgttgcctacccttaccacctagaggcggcccgtcaggaactccaggatccagctgcagaggcaggtgtttagtcccagggtccttagcttagtgatgagctttgtgagtattatggtgttgaacactgagctgtagtcaatgaacagcattctcacataggtctcACATCGTTTTGTCCAGGTTGGAAAGGGCAGTGCGATGGAGTCATCTATGGatttgttggggcagtatgcgaattggagtgggtctagggtttccggcatgatggtgttgatgtgaaccatgaccagcctttcaatgcacttcatggctactgacatgagtgctacggggtggtaattatttaggcaggttacctttgctttttgggcacagggactatggtggtctgtttgaaacatgtaggtattacagactcggtcagggagaagttgaaaatgtcagtgaagacatgcttgaagtacacgtcctggtaatccgtctggccccgcggctttgtgaatgttgacctgtttaaaggtcttgctcacatcggctacggagggCGTGATCACACGGTCGTATGAAACAGCTGGGGCTCTcattgttgcttgccttgaagcgagcgtaaaaggcatttagctggtctggtaggctcgcgtcactgggcagctcgcggctgggtttccctttgtagtccgtaatagttttcaagctctgccacatccgacgaacatcagtgtcagtgtagtaggattcaatcttagttctgtattgacactttgcctgtttgatggttcattggagggcatagcgggatttcttgtaagcgtccggattagtgtcccgctccttgaaagcggtagctctaacccttagctcagtgcggatgttgcctgtaatccatggcttctggttgggatatgtatgtatggtcactatgggggtgacgtcgtcgatgcacttattgatgaagccggtgacaggtggtatactcctcaatgccattggatgaatcccggaacatattccagtcagtgctagcaaaacagtcttgtagcatagcatctgcgtcatctgaccacttctgtattgagcgagtcactggtacttcctgctttagtttttgcttgtaagcaggaatctggAGGATAGAAGTATGGTCAGATtcgccaaatggagggcgagggagagctttgtatgcgtcgctgtgtgtggaataaaggtggtctagagtttttttccgggtgagaccgagtcaagaccgaggaccgggagggggagaaggggtcAGAGACAGAGTCAAGACCTCAAGACCGAGACCAAAAAAATGCAAGCGCAATTCCAGACCATgattgtaattttgtcaaatcaccaccataagatttcaaaatgtccagtatttctgtgttcatatttcagaacaacaCCTTGATTCTTAAGACATTaagaatagtaaaaaaaaatgcatgctGCGGGAAAATAGAGCCACTACAAATTATTACTAACCAAACACAGTGGGAAACAATGGGCCTTCTACGCCTTCAGAGAAGCATTTATAAAATAAGAATTATATTATTTTCAATTATGTTCTGATTCAATCATGATTTTTCTTCACTTGTCTTTGGGAGGTAAATCTAGCTAGTGTTAGGGtttgtttcctcatcaatcagctactcattggtgaaattagcattatgacaatatctttaattaaatcattcaaaaacctttattaatacaattgcagacagaagttgacaaagTAAGTAAGTTCTGCCCCCACCAAAAGGTCTCCAGTGGATTTATTAAACCCTAAGTCGCGCCCTGTCATCATCCTCTACTCCTGGGACCTAAACCATGCCTACAAAGCTGTATAAACAGGGCTTTTATTGTTAGCTAAACACTTAGCAGTAAATGTCCCCTTAACCCAAAGTTGATTTATTGTGGAATGTTTACCTAGTCTTATCTCCTTcactcccctgcagagttctgtctaaGTCACACATGTCTAAGAGAGGACTCTTAGACATGGATTTTTGCAACATGAAATCTAATTCAAATCTGTTCACATACACCCCCAGGACGAATGACACTTTTTTATGACAAGCAaccacttagatatggtcatGTTTTCATACATTATTAAAATGTTTGGATATTATGTATACTAAGGCATCACGACACCACTGGCCCTTCGTGTTCTACAAAAAGTGCACTTCCCTACTGGTATTACGGTTACTGTCCTTTCAGAATTacaaacctgtcacacactgaagccCTATAGGTTCGCCACTGCGCAAACATGTCtgtaatagatacagtataaaggCTGTTAATTAAGATAATGTTTCAATAAAGGAGTGTATATATTTGGCCTGGTAAAGCGGTTTAATGGGCTGAATGAATGGAAGCTGATATAATTATGAGTTTTTTACTCTGCTGGTCTCGGGAAGAAATTATGAGTCCTCACTgtccgagaccgagtcaagaccgagtacAAATGTATCCAATACcagtaagagctttgcacacctggattgtacaatattcgcacattattctttaaaaagaaattcaagttctgtcaagttggttgttgaacattgctagacagccatttttcaGTCTGGCAACAGATTTAAGCCAACTTAATTCATaattgtaactaggccactcaggaacattcaatgttatcTTGGTAAGTGACTCcagtgtacactgagtatacagaacattaagaacacctgctccttccatgccatagactgaccaggtgaatccaggtgaaagatacaACTCAATAGgaaggttttcctaatgtttgatatactcagtatatatttggccttgtcTTTTAGGTTatagtcctgctgaaaggtgaatttatcttccagtggcattggaaaacctccctggtctttctggttgaatctgggtttgaaattcactgctcgactgagggaccttaaaacctgttaagcctagcccctcctttttcgaacattctgttaaaaatcgcgcaacttttcagcgtcctgctactcatgccaggaatatagtatatgcatatgattagcatgtgtggatagaaaacactctgaagtttctaaaactggttaaatcacggctgtgactataacagatcgtgtgtttcatcgaaaagcgcaagaaaaactgctcactgaaagctaaaaataatatccatgcgtcactttcataggattgttaaaagggcacaaaattaattatggacctgcatgcaattcttacagattccacacgatgtcgccattgtcgtcattatccggggagttttttgttggtaaatccaactaactggattccatttcttccggtctccgccaggatgttttgaagtgcacattttcggccattgatttgaagacgaggagctattgaatacacatcgccctgtgatcattttgatatattataaacgtttactaatacctaaagttggattacaaaagtatttcgaagtgttttgtgaaagtttatcgtcgacttttttaatttaaaaaaatgacgctgcgttttaaaacaatgtttttttctgaattacacagcttccatagatggctattttgggtatatatggaccgatttaatcgaaaaaaagacccaatagtgatgtttatggggcatataggagtgccaagaaagaagcttgtcaaaggtaatgaatgttttatattttatttctgcgttttgtgtagcgccggctacgctaaatcttttgtttacgtcgcattcaggcattttggggtgttgcatgctatcagataatagcttctcatgctttcgccgaaaagcattttaaaaatctgacttgttggctagattcacaacgagtgtagctttaattctataccctgcatgtgtattttgatgaacgtttgagttttaacgagtacatttagcatttagcgtagtgcatttgcatttccaggtgcctagttgagacatctgcgtctcaagtaggatccaTAAGTTAAAAATAATTGTGGggatgaagtagtcattcaaaaatcatgttaaacactattattgcacacaaagtgagtccatgcaacttatgtgacttgttaattaagcaattctttactcctgaacttatttaggcttgccataacaaaggggttgaatattttttgactgaagacatttcagcttttcatttttaattaatttgtaaaaaattctaaaaacgtAATTCCaatgacattatgggatattgtgtgtaggccagtgacaccaaatatttatttaatgtattttaaattcaggctgtaacaacaaaatgtggaaaaagtcaaggggtgtgtgaatacattctgaaggcaccgtaCTTTTCAGGAGTCAACTACATTCAGATTGTGCAGATGCATGATCAGTGTTTCAATCAATGCATTTGCTGCCATTCTAAAGCTGTCCTGAGGGAGGCAGTGTAGTGCAGCATTCAAACAGtgaaccacaacaacaaccaaaaGACACAGCAGACAAGCAGAGCCAAACCTGGGGCCAAGAGCTGGGTTCCTTCACAATGACAACACGGGGGAGagcaaaacacacagcacattaTGACACAAGTGTGGGATAATTAGCAAAGCAGGCCTTGCATAGTGTTAACATACATCCAATGAGACTTTTGCACAGCAGAAGCAAAGGTTCCAGGAGGTAAAGAGGACCCAATCACTCACCTTGTTTTCCATTCCTCGGTTGATTTGGAGCGATTTTTCCGGGACAGTCTTtgtttctcctctaccctcttcttCTCTGCACTTGCCGAGTCTGAGAAATATttgaacatatcaaaatataaatGACTGAACACCAGATGTGGACACAATGCTTTGATCATTCACAACAACACAATGCCCTGTATAACTTTACCACCATACCTATGTCTCCTTTTTCCATGTGTCTGATGTCAGGCCTGAGTCGACAGTCTGTGGGGGGTAGGACACCCTTCATGCCTTCCTCCAGCTCATTCAGCTGCATGGCAAATGTGGAGAAAGCATAGaactacgagagagagagagagagagagagagagagtggattcAACAAATCAATAACTGAGTCAAACTGACAACCAGTTGAATCAGTCAAGAAGGGTAAAATATCATCAGTACATCCCAGATTTCTGCTTCCTAGTAATCCTCCTAATACAGTACTCTATTATGCCTGTGATCCCTTCAGTTGTCTGGTCGGGGGGCTATCCCCCAGAACTGCTCTTGTCCCATTATCTCTCACCCCCTGCCGctcctcccctctcacctctgcAGAGTTGTCTGGTCGGAGGGCTTTCCCCCAGAACTGCTCTTGTCCCATTATCTCTCACCCCCTGCCGctcctcccctctcacctctgcAGAGTTGTCTGGTCGGGGGGCTATCCTCCAGATCAGCTCACTTCCTGGGATGACCTGGACCGTGTCTCCGTCAGGCAGGGGCATCTCCTCTGGCTCCTCGTCTACACTGGTCTGGAGGGATAGACAGGGGGACACACGCAACCTTCAAACAGGTATGGCTTACAATAGCTACTTATTGGGTCATATCAAGGGTTTTAACTCCAAAACTAGTTTAAAGGTTGCTTAAATACCACTCATTCATGAGAATGGAGCAAAAGGATCCATTTCAGGCAACATTTTCATGGTGTGAAAGCAATGTGTTAAGTTCCAAATTTACCATAAACCTCATTGTAATCTAGCAGCATGATTTAATTTGAAATGTTTGCGGCAGTGCGCTATTAAgaatttactatttatatattgCTCAGTTTACTAAACTCTAATCAAATATTCACCTGCCTATAACACACATTGTTCAATAAAAGTTTGAAATGAAATCACACTGCCAGATTACAAGGAGGTTTTTGGAAAGGTATTTTAAGTATCAGCTAAATCACGTTTTATTGCAATCTGGTGCCCGTTGGCACAGTCGATAACGTgacacgcaaccattggttgatgcatgcaatgtCTGAGCAGGGGAATGCTACCATGGTGTTTAGACCACGAAAATGTCACCCTTAGTGGCTTATTGAGTAATATTTATTTCCATTTATCATCTGAATCTATGAATAGTACTGAACAGCACTGGACTGACATAAGGTATAGTATATAGCTTATTTCACGTAGCAGATAAGGAAAATAATTCAAAGATTATAATAGTTACATAATCACCCCAATGGGGCTCGAGGCACTTCCTTGTTTTTTGATATGGTGCGTTTCTGATTAGTGCACATCATACTGTACCTGCATGTTGCTTTTCTTCTCCTCTGAGTTCTTCTTGTCAGATTTCTCATGAGCATCAAAAGTGTCAGCGTCCACAGTGTACAAGCACTCGGTCCATTTACCGTAGATGGCACAGAGCTTCTTTTTGCTGCACACACAAGTGTCACACGGGGCCTCAAAATGTGTTGTAGCCTTTTCTTTGGTAATTAGATGTCCCATCAGTGAGGAACACAATCCGGAAAGAATCAGGTtgtaacatttatttaaaaaaaggtgcaatatgcagaaatcgcatTTCCTGGTTTCTAAAATTCAGctaaagctggtgtacaaaaccgaaagtaaaagacgcaaaaatgaACCTTAAGAATGGGAAGTATAGAAATACAGCACATAGAAGAGATATAGTGCTTCTTAgatttgctttcaatgagaatgacatatcTATAACTGACAGTGCTATGTGTATTTGGTTGGGTCACCCAAAAAgctacatattgcagctttaacctttatttatccagggagTCCCATTTGAGGTCAGGATACCTTTTTACCAGGGAGACCTGGCCAGCAATGCAATACAAAAAACCTTCAATTCGTAACAAAAGAAAAGCCACAATACCTTTTATCTAGAATGTAGCCCTCCACTTTGTGTAGCTCTTTGCCAAAGAGGCCACATGGTTTGAATATCAGGCTGCATCTCTCTCCGGTCCTGTCACAGAAAGACAAGGCTTTGTTTTCATATTCTCGTTCACTATTTCCCACTGTGAGACAATGCTTTCAAACAACTACCATGTAGCTGCTCAGTCTATCTCCTTTGTAATGGCAAGTATCTGTCCCAGTTCTGTTACACTGCTCAATCAACTGGAAACAAATGTGGATCCACACTACTGCACACACACGGCAAGGTAGTCTCCCTTACTTGTGGTTGATCACCTCCACATTGCCGTACTGCTCGATCCACAACTGGCCCACGATGATGTTGTGGACACAACAGGTGGGGTTTGTCCAGGTGTACGCTTCGTTGTATCTGCAGAGACGGAGAACATGTCATAGCAGCAGATAATCTCTCACCAACCACGTCCACTTAGAGATACCAACTCATACCAAACTACTCCAGGGAGATTACAAATGTCCATTAAGCTTCAATTTATTAATTTCATCCAGCCTTCAGAAAAAAACTCCCAGAATAGATTTGTTACTAGCTTTACTGGGAGATAAAGGACAACGCTACATGTACACTGTGGAGGGAATCAGCTCCAGACTCACTTGGGTAGCTCCAGGCTGATGATGCCTTTAGGCTCCGCCTCCACACTCTTGCCCCAGAACTTGAGTTTGGGGTAAATGGAGCCGTGGAACAGGAAGTCCTCCTGCAGGCCCTCAGCATGGAAGGCGCTGACGGGGGGGTGGTGGCTAACCTGCTCCGACATCCACCTGAACCCTAGGTCCTCTCTGaagggacaggagggagggggtTAATGGTACATACTTAGTCATCACCTTCTGTCTTCAAATGTCTTCAGACATCTGACACGTTGAGATGTATTTTGATGAGAGGTATTTTGAAGACGTCTTGAGTCACAAACTAGTACGACTAGTGGTACCAGACCAACTCACAACAAATACAGAAAAGTCAACCTAAGGTCAAACCTGATGAGCTCATAGGTTTCTCCCAGTAGTGGGTTGAAGGGTTTTCCCGTCCTCTCCCACTGTGAAGCTACAGCAGACACAGCAAACGCTGCAACACACTGAAACCATCACAGATGAACAGAAATGTGTAATGTTAGTGGCTATAGAGGAGCACAGCAAAAAGATTAGGTACTATGGCTGTAATTATGAGTGAAGACTCGTGTGTCTATCTAAGAGGATGATAAATGGGTGCTCGCTACCTTCATCCTCTCCATGGAATCTGTGGTGGTGTTCGCTTGGTGGATGAGGTACGTGTGCTCCATGTACTCTGTGAGCCGCTGCAGGAAACTAAGGGGCTCGTTTAAGATCACTGGCATTGCTATCTTAGACAGCTCCTGGTtggggacagaagagaggagcCGAAGAGTCAAAAACAGGGGTAAGGAAACACACAAGCAATGAAGTTCATTCACAGCCCACACAGACAaatatacactgaatgtacaaattGTTCCTttactttccatgacatagactgaccaggtaaatccaggtgaaagctatgatcccttggagtcaacatggcccaGCATCCCAGTGGAATGCTTTTGATCCCTACCTTGTACATTAGAGTTCATgtcccaacaaattgaggctattCTAAAGGCAAAAGGGGGGAGTGCGACACCCTCGGAAAGTGCCATTATTGATGGCGActctggagcaattagggttaagtgccttgctgatTGATACATTTTacctagttggctcagggattcaaacttcagttactggcccaatgctctaacc
This window encodes:
- the LOC139386832 gene encoding oxysterol-binding protein-related protein 1 isoform X2, with translation MSGEGNHGNQKAQCNGVKKHRTSLPAPMFSRNDVSIWSILKKCIGMELSKIAMPVILNEPLSFLQRLTEYMEHTYLIHQANTTTDSMERMKCVAAFAVSAVASQWERTGKPFNPLLGETYELIREDLGFRWMSEQVSHHPPVSAFHAEGLQEDFLFHGSIYPKLKFWGKSVEAEPKGIISLELPKYNEAYTWTNPTCCVHNIIVGQLWIEQYGNVEVINHKTGERCSLIFKPCGLFGKELHKVEGYILDKSKKKLCAIYGKWTECLYTVDADTFDAHEKSDKKNSEEKKSNMQTSVDEEPEEMPLPDGDTVQVIPGSELIWRIAPRPDNSAEFYAFSTFAMQLNELEEGMKGVLPPTDCRLRPDIRHMEKGDIDSASAEKKRVEEKQRLSRKNRSKSTEEWKTRWFHQGTNPHNKAQDWLYSNSYWDRNYSLLPDIY
- the LOC139386832 gene encoding oxysterol-binding protein-related protein 1 isoform X1, with the translated sequence MSGEGNHGNQKAQCNGVKKHRTSLPAPMFSRNDVSIWSILKKCIGMELSKIAMPVILNEPLSFLQRLTEYMEHTYLIHQANTTTDSMERMKCVAAFAVSAVASQWERTGKPFNPLLGETYELIREDLGFRWMSEQVSHHPPVSAFHAEGLQEDFLFHGSIYPKLKFWGKSVEAEPKGIISLELPKYNEAYTWTNPTCCVHNIIVGQLWIEQYGNVEVINHKTGERCSLIFKPCGLFGKELHKVEGYILDKSKKKLCAIYGKWTECLYTVDADTFDAHEKSDKKNSEEKKSNMQTSVDEEPEEMPLPDGDTVQVIPGSELIWRIAPRPDNSAEFYAFSTFAMQLNELEEGMKGVLPPTDCRLRPDIRHMEKGDIDSASAEKKRVEEKQRLSRKNRSKSTEEWKTRNPALGPRWFHQGTNPHNKAQDWLYSNSYWDRNYSLLPDIY